From the Leucobacter tenebrionis genome, one window contains:
- a CDS encoding APC family permease, producing the protein MCLTGVDYFSTLGYQPAIAALAAGAVAPIATIVLVAVTLLCALPIYRRVAQESPHGTGSISILAKLLPRWRGKLAVLVLLGFAATDFIITITLSTADATAHLIENPFAPEPLHGQNVIVTLVLLAALGGVFLRGFREAIRLATVLVAAFLTLNLVVLAVAVAHLVASPVALGDWWGALTTQHGDPLLVVAVALIVFPKLALGLSGFETGVAVMPQIRGDDGDTEERPAGRIRGARRLLTTSALIMSGFLITSSIATVALIPAEEFEAGGSANGRALAYLAHAYLGEGFGTAYDLITIAILWFAGASAMAGLLNLVPRYLPHYGMAPAWTRATRPLVLVFTGIAFLITVLFQADVNAQGGAYATGVLVLITSAAIAVTLVARRRRQHRAAIGFGIATAVFLYTTIANIIERPDGIKIAACFIVGIVVVSFVSRVARSTELRATSVRLDAAAAAMVEARSDRVLRLIAHTPNDVSAERYRAKLKHARVAHDLPDDDVLFIEIEVYDSSDFEDELVVHGVERHGFRILTARGSTVANGIAAIALHLRREVDCTPHVYFRWTEGHPLHHLIRFLFLGDGEIAPMTREVIREAEPDQRRRPWVHAA; encoded by the coding sequence ATGTGCCTCACCGGCGTCGACTACTTCTCCACGCTCGGCTACCAGCCGGCGATCGCGGCGCTCGCGGCGGGGGCGGTGGCACCCATCGCGACCATCGTGCTGGTCGCGGTCACCCTGCTCTGCGCCCTGCCCATCTACCGCCGGGTGGCGCAGGAGAGCCCGCACGGCACCGGCTCCATCTCGATCCTCGCGAAGCTGCTCCCCCGCTGGCGCGGCAAGCTCGCCGTGCTCGTGCTGCTCGGCTTCGCGGCCACCGACTTCATCATCACGATCACGCTCTCGACCGCCGACGCGACCGCGCACCTCATCGAGAACCCCTTCGCGCCCGAGCCGCTGCACGGGCAGAACGTGATCGTCACGCTCGTGCTGCTCGCGGCGCTCGGCGGCGTCTTCCTGCGCGGGTTCCGCGAGGCGATCCGGCTCGCCACCGTGCTCGTCGCCGCGTTCCTGACCCTCAACCTCGTAGTGCTCGCGGTCGCCGTCGCGCACCTCGTGGCGAGCCCCGTCGCGCTCGGCGACTGGTGGGGCGCGCTCACCACGCAGCACGGAGACCCCCTGCTCGTCGTCGCGGTCGCGCTCATCGTGTTCCCGAAGCTCGCGCTCGGCCTGTCCGGCTTCGAGACCGGCGTCGCGGTCATGCCGCAGATCCGGGGCGATGACGGCGACACGGAGGAGCGGCCCGCGGGCCGCATCAGGGGCGCACGCAGGCTCCTCACCACCTCGGCCCTCATCATGAGCGGCTTCCTGATCACCTCGTCGATCGCCACCGTCGCGCTCATCCCTGCCGAGGAGTTCGAGGCGGGCGGATCCGCGAACGGCCGCGCCCTCGCCTATCTCGCGCACGCCTACCTCGGAGAGGGTTTCGGCACCGCCTACGATCTGATCACCATCGCCATCCTCTGGTTCGCCGGCGCCTCGGCCATGGCGGGTCTGCTGAACCTCGTGCCGCGCTACCTGCCCCACTACGGGATGGCGCCGGCGTGGACGAGGGCGACCCGCCCCCTCGTGCTGGTCTTCACCGGCATCGCCTTCCTGATCACCGTCCTGTTCCAGGCGGACGTGAACGCGCAGGGCGGCGCCTACGCGACGGGCGTGCTGGTGCTCATCACCTCCGCTGCGATCGCGGTCACCCTCGTCGCGCGACGCCGACGCCAGCACCGGGCTGCGATCGGGTTCGGGATCGCGACCGCGGTCTTCCTGTACACGACGATCGCGAACATCATCGAGCGACCCGACGGCATCAAGATCGCGGCCTGCTTCATCGTCGGCATCGTCGTCGTGAGCTTCGTATCCCGCGTGGCCCGCTCCACCGAGCTGCGCGCGACTTCGGTGCGACTCGACGCGGCCGCGGCCGCCATGGTCGAAGCACGATCGGATCGTGTGCTCCGACTCATTGCGCACACGCCGAACGACGTGAGCGCTGAGCGCTACCGCGCCAAGCTGAAGCACGCACGAGTCGCGCACGATCTGCCCGACGACGACGTGCTGTTCATCGAGATCGAGGTGTACGACAGCTCGGACTTCGAAGACGAGCTGGTCGTGCACGGGGTCGAGCGGCACGGGTTCCGCATCCTCACCGCGCGGGGCAGCACCGTGGCGAACGGCATCGCCGCCATCGCGCTGCACCTGCGCCGCGAGGTCGACTGCACCCCTCACGTCTACTTCCGGTGGACCGAGGGCCACCCGCTGCACCACCTCATCAGATTCCTGTTCCTCGGCGACGGCGAGATCGCCCCGATGACGCGCGAGGTGATCAGGGAGGCCGAGCCGGATCAGAGGCGAAGGCCATGGGTGCACGCCGCCTGA
- a CDS encoding sensor histidine kinase, translating to MGARRLILRAAPRRHTLVATDESEDEMSEQRGLSLARQLSGFALALAGGLLLLVPLRFLHGAETTALEVLSYQLLVVAVALLGGIWPALFAALFSGVVIDLTFIVPYREITIADPIHVLVLLLHIAIAVLVSIVVGRNARTRRRLAVTVDEFETVTDSDRLRGALLSALSHDLRRPLAAAAASVGGLRAAGSELSEEDRRALLETADESLAALSALVTDLLDASRLQAGVISVAEIATDPAEAILPALDELQLGTGNVELTLDHGDAEVICDPVLLQRTLVNLLANAVRHSPAGAAVRVETAVAGDRLEIRVVDHGPGIPEHRRDEVFMPFQRLGDTDNTTGLGLGLALARGFVEAMRGELRPEQTPGTGLTMVVSLPSSTPPPREGATP from the coding sequence ATGGGTGCACGCCGCCTGATCCTGCGCGCCGCGCCGCGACGGCATACGCTTGTTGCGACCGACGAGAGCGAGGACGAGATGAGCGAGCAGCGCGGTCTGAGTCTGGCCCGCCAGCTCTCGGGGTTCGCCCTCGCGCTCGCGGGCGGGCTGCTGCTGCTCGTCCCCCTCCGCTTCCTGCACGGTGCGGAGACCACGGCGCTCGAGGTGCTCAGCTACCAGCTGCTCGTCGTCGCCGTCGCCCTGCTCGGGGGAATTTGGCCGGCGCTCTTCGCGGCCCTCTTCTCCGGTGTCGTCATCGATCTCACGTTCATCGTGCCCTACCGCGAGATCACGATCGCCGACCCGATCCACGTGCTCGTGCTGCTGCTGCACATCGCGATCGCGGTGCTCGTCAGTATCGTGGTCGGTCGCAACGCGCGCACACGCCGTCGCCTCGCGGTGACCGTCGACGAGTTCGAGACGGTCACCGACTCGGATCGCCTGCGCGGCGCGCTGCTGTCGGCGCTGAGCCATGACCTGCGCCGACCGCTCGCCGCCGCAGCCGCCTCGGTGGGCGGGCTGCGCGCCGCGGGCTCGGAGCTCTCGGAAGAGGATCGGCGGGCGCTGCTCGAGACGGCCGATGAGAGCCTCGCCGCGCTCAGCGCCCTCGTCACCGATCTGCTCGACGCGAGTCGGCTCCAGGCGGGAGTGATCTCCGTCGCCGAGATCGCCACGGACCCCGCGGAGGCGATCCTGCCCGCGCTCGACGAGCTGCAGCTCGGCACGGGCAATGTCGAGCTGACGCTCGATCACGGCGATGCCGAGGTGATCTGCGACCCGGTGCTGCTGCAGCGCACGCTCGTGAACCTGCTCGCCAACGCGGTGCGCCACTCGCCGGCCGGGGCGGCGGTGCGCGTCGAGACCGCGGTCGCGGGCGACCGGCTCGAGATCCGCGTCGTGGATCACGGCCCCGGCATCCCCGAGCACCGCCGCGACGAGGTGTTCATGCCGTTCCAGCGCCTCGGCGACACCGACAACACCACGGGCCTGGGGCTCGGCCTCGCGCTCGCCCGCGGTTTCGTCGAGGCGATGCGCGGCGAGCTCCGCCCCGAGCAGACGCCCGGCACCGGACTCACGATGGTGGTGTCGCTGCCGTCCTCGACCCCGCCGCCTCGTGAGGGGGCGACACCGTGA
- a CDS encoding response regulator, with protein sequence MKILIADDDPQLLRALRITLTAKGYEVITAADGAETVSTVADRRPDLLLLDLGMPRLDGVDVIRAIRGWSEMPVLVVSGRAGSSDKVEALDAGADDYVVKPFSIEELLARIRALTRRQPGHEAVQEAPAARLGTVTVDIAAHTVVDTGGGEERRIRLTPTEWLIMELLIRNAGRLVTRQMLLTRIWGAEPARDTGYLRLYLAQLRKKLEPDPSHPRYLLTEPGMGYRLQLDDSR encoded by the coding sequence GTGAAGATCCTCATCGCCGACGACGACCCGCAGCTGCTCCGCGCGCTGCGCATCACCCTCACCGCGAAGGGGTACGAGGTCATCACCGCCGCCGACGGCGCGGAGACCGTGTCGACGGTCGCGGATCGGCGGCCCGACCTCCTGCTGCTCGATCTCGGCATGCCCCGGCTCGACGGGGTCGACGTGATCCGCGCGATCCGCGGGTGGTCGGAGATGCCCGTGCTGGTCGTGTCGGGGCGCGCCGGATCCTCGGACAAGGTCGAGGCGCTCGATGCGGGCGCCGACGACTACGTCGTCAAACCCTTCTCGATCGAGGAGCTGCTCGCCAGGATCCGGGCCCTCACACGCCGTCAGCCCGGGCACGAAGCGGTGCAGGAGGCCCCCGCGGCGCGACTGGGCACCGTCACCGTCGATATCGCGGCCCACACGGTCGTCGACACCGGGGGTGGCGAGGAGCGCCGGATCCGACTCACACCGACGGAGTGGCTGATCATGGAGCTGCTGATCCGCAATGCCGGCAGGCTCGTGACGCGGCAGATGCTGCTCACCCGCATCTGGGGCGCCGAACCCGCCAGGGACACGGGATACCTGCGTCTGTACCTCGCGCAGCTGCGGAAGAAGCTGGAGCCCGATCCCTCGCATCCCCGGTACCTGCTGACCGAGCCGGGCATGGGCTATCGGCTGCAGCTCGACGACTCGCGGTAG
- a CDS encoding MOSC domain-containing protein, translating to MPRVVALYRYPVKGFTPEAVDALTVQPDGRVAGDRVLAFRFADAVSPEQRDGLDYWPKAKGLALQDFPSLAALRLRYDEHALRVRILHGAEVLADEGLDPEGRRALVEAVTAFVLDSAEGARLRRPGRLPLELVGDGVRSRFQDRPRGYVSLHSRASVADLSAALEAPGAPVDDRRFRSNIVIDGVGAWEELTWSGAVRIGGIVFRTEGPIVRCLATHANPDSGVRDARILTTLTQRLGQSEPTLGRLLLPASHEGLPGTVRVGDEVLPESTVSVSPVPARLC from the coding sequence ATGCCCCGCGTCGTCGCCCTCTACCGCTACCCCGTGAAGGGGTTCACCCCGGAAGCCGTGGATGCCCTCACCGTGCAGCCCGACGGTCGCGTCGCCGGAGACCGCGTGCTGGCCTTCCGCTTCGCCGACGCCGTCTCCCCCGAGCAGCGCGACGGCCTCGACTACTGGCCCAAGGCGAAGGGGCTGGCGCTGCAGGACTTTCCCTCGCTCGCCGCCCTGCGCCTGAGATACGACGAGCACGCCCTGCGCGTGCGCATCCTGCACGGCGCGGAGGTGCTGGCCGACGAGGGGCTCGATCCGGAGGGCCGCCGGGCGCTCGTCGAGGCGGTCACCGCCTTCGTGCTCGATTCCGCGGAGGGCGCGCGACTGCGCCGGCCCGGCAGACTCCCCCTGGAACTGGTCGGGGACGGCGTTCGATCCCGCTTCCAGGATCGCCCGCGCGGCTACGTCTCGCTCCACAGCCGCGCGAGCGTAGCCGACCTGAGCGCGGCGCTCGAAGCGCCCGGAGCGCCCGTCGACGACCGTAGGTTCCGATCCAACATCGTCATCGACGGCGTCGGGGCGTGGGAGGAGCTCACCTGGAGCGGGGCGGTGCGCATCGGCGGCATCGTGTTCCGCACCGAGGGGCCCATCGTGCGGTGCCTCGCGACCCACGCGAACCCCGATAGCGGCGTGCGCGATGCGCGGATCCTCACGACGCTGACGCAGCGCCTCGGGCAGAGCGAGCCGACGCTCGGCAGGCTGCTCCTCCCGGCCTCGCACGAGGGGCTTCCCGGCACCGTCCGCGTAGGCGACGAGGTCCTCCCGGAGTCGACCGTGTCGGTCTCGCCCGTTCCAGCCCGACTCTGCTAA
- the rpsT gene encoding 30S ribosomal protein S20: protein MANIKSQIKRIKTNRKATERNKAYKSELRTLVRATREAIAAGDKAAAEQKLAVASKKLDKAVSKGVIHKNQAANRKSKLATKVAAL, encoded by the coding sequence GTGGCAAACATCAAGTCGCAGATCAAGCGCATCAAGACCAACCGCAAGGCGACCGAGCGCAACAAGGCCTACAAGAGCGAGCTCCGCACCCTCGTGCGCGCCACTCGCGAGGCCATCGCCGCGGGCGACAAGGCCGCGGCCGAGCAGAAGCTCGCCGTCGCCAGCAAGAAGCTCGACAAGGCCGTCTCGAAGGGTGTCATCCACAAGAACCAGGCCGCGAACCGCAAGTCGAAGCTCGCGACGAAGGTCGCCGCGCTCTAA
- the holA gene encoding DNA polymerase III subunit delta yields the protein MAAARGSKSKIPQVDWTDARPEPVVLISGPETFLADRAGQAIRAALLEAHSDLEVHDVDAASYTAGELFTIASPSLFAEPRLIRVEGVEKCSDAFLEDAKRYVAEPADDTTLVLRHAGGQRGKALLDLVRGGAGGVEVVCAEVKKDQDRLAFAQAEFRRLGAQITPGALRMMVAAYSGGIGELAGACAQLVSDAGVRLTEEEVTRATEGRVETNAFKVADAATAGRGAEALVLLRQALSTGTDPIPMLAALNMKVRAMARVYGAAGSSGQLAKELGMAPWQVDRALREVRGWREEDLARCIDLAAETEWMLKGGSRDPEYALEKFLLFVAKRGR from the coding sequence GTGGCAGCAGCAAGAGGCTCGAAGAGCAAGATCCCGCAGGTCGACTGGACCGACGCTCGGCCCGAGCCGGTCGTGCTGATCAGCGGACCCGAGACCTTTCTCGCCGACCGCGCGGGTCAGGCGATCCGCGCCGCGCTGCTCGAAGCGCACAGCGATCTCGAGGTGCACGACGTCGACGCCGCCTCGTACACCGCGGGCGAGCTCTTCACCATCGCGAGCCCCTCGCTGTTCGCCGAGCCGAGGCTCATCCGGGTCGAGGGCGTCGAGAAGTGCTCGGACGCCTTTCTCGAGGACGCGAAGCGCTACGTCGCCGAACCCGCCGACGACACCACGCTCGTGCTGCGGCACGCGGGCGGGCAGCGGGGGAAGGCGCTGCTCGACCTGGTGCGCGGTGGCGCGGGCGGCGTCGAGGTCGTCTGCGCCGAGGTGAAGAAGGATCAGGATCGCCTGGCCTTCGCCCAGGCCGAGTTCCGTCGGCTGGGCGCGCAGATCACCCCCGGAGCGCTGCGCATGATGGTCGCGGCCTATTCCGGGGGCATCGGCGAGCTCGCGGGCGCCTGCGCGCAGCTCGTATCCGATGCGGGTGTGCGCCTCACCGAAGAGGAGGTGACCCGCGCCACCGAGGGGCGGGTCGAGACCAACGCGTTCAAAGTCGCGGATGCGGCGACCGCCGGGCGGGGCGCCGAGGCGCTCGTGCTGCTGCGCCAGGCGCTCTCGACCGGTACTGATCCGATCCCCATGCTCGCCGCGCTCAATATGAAGGTGCGCGCGATGGCCCGCGTCTACGGCGCGGCCGGTTCGAGCGGGCAGCTCGCGAAGGAGCTCGGCATGGCGCCCTGGCAGGTGGATCGCGCGCTGCGCGAGGTGCGCGGCTGGCGCGAGGAGGATCTCGCGAGGTGCATCGATCTCGCCGCTGAGACGGAGTGGATGCTGAAGGGCGGCAGCCGCGATCCCGAGTACGCGCTCGAGAAGTTCCTGCTGTTCGTGGCGAAGCGCGGGCGGTGA
- a CDS encoding ComEC/Rec2 family competence protein, translating into MGTTISGANCALVTGAAIWCAGRLGAGRRTRILLAAAMLAGFVLVVGPDASVQRAALMAVVVLASGFGGKRAVSLPGLGAAMLVMLLANPWQALQPGFALSVAATAGILLLVPEIERLFRRVLPVPRWAVLPVAVALSAQLACGPLLLFLQPGIPAVGILANVVADPAAPLGTGLGLLALVILPFSAAAGECAVMLAGLPARWISATAEVAARLPLSTWPWPDGWPGALLLAAVESAVLLAWALASRRVRLPEDREAGRVPWVGTRGLSVRGRALVAGLLCASAGAFTGPVLIAPAVDRIGTPNDWSIVACDVGQGDALLLRDPSSPARVMLVDTGDDPEALRTCLDRFGVRRLALLVLTHDDRDHVDALGEVLDLADAALVAPENRADGSGRPVLAQLRDAGVPYRVGAAGQRGGNDGLAYEVLAPRAGSVPADTNAASVVLRVRAGGVTALLLADTGEDEQRVLRAGGADLSAEVVKVAHHGSRDQDHALAGAAGAELALISVGADNGYGHPATDTVAAFEGAGSRTLRTDRHGSLAVSGPPGALRVWAERAVPVSGDD; encoded by the coding sequence CTGGGAACAACTATATCTGGGGCGAACTGCGCGCTGGTGACCGGCGCTGCGATCTGGTGCGCGGGCCGTCTCGGGGCCGGGCGGCGAACGAGGATCCTCCTCGCCGCGGCCATGCTGGCCGGGTTCGTGCTGGTGGTCGGTCCCGATGCCAGCGTGCAGCGAGCCGCCCTGATGGCCGTCGTCGTACTGGCCTCCGGGTTCGGCGGCAAACGGGCCGTCTCGCTTCCGGGCCTCGGCGCGGCGATGCTCGTGATGCTGCTCGCGAACCCCTGGCAGGCCCTGCAGCCCGGCTTCGCGCTCTCGGTGGCGGCGACCGCGGGGATCCTGCTGCTCGTGCCCGAGATCGAACGGCTGTTCCGCCGTGTGCTCCCGGTGCCGCGCTGGGCCGTGCTGCCGGTCGCCGTCGCGCTGTCGGCGCAGCTCGCCTGCGGCCCGCTGCTGCTCTTCCTGCAGCCGGGAATTCCGGCGGTCGGCATACTCGCCAACGTGGTCGCCGATCCGGCCGCACCGCTCGGCACGGGCCTCGGTCTGCTCGCGCTGGTGATCCTGCCGTTCTCGGCCGCCGCGGGGGAGTGCGCGGTGATGCTCGCCGGCCTCCCGGCGCGCTGGATCTCGGCCACCGCCGAGGTCGCGGCGCGACTCCCGTTATCGACCTGGCCCTGGCCCGACGGGTGGCCGGGCGCGCTGCTGCTCGCGGCAGTCGAGTCGGCCGTGCTCCTCGCCTGGGCGCTCGCGAGCCGCAGGGTCCGCCTGCCCGAGGACCGCGAGGCCGGCCGAGTGCCCTGGGTGGGGACACGCGGGCTCTCGGTGAGGGGCCGCGCCCTCGTCGCCGGGCTGCTCTGCGCGTCGGCCGGCGCCTTCACCGGGCCGGTGCTCATCGCGCCCGCGGTCGACAGGATCGGAACGCCGAACGATTGGAGCATCGTCGCCTGCGATGTCGGTCAGGGCGATGCCCTGCTTCTGCGAGATCCCTCCAGCCCGGCGCGGGTCATGCTGGTCGACACCGGCGACGACCCGGAGGCACTGCGCACCTGCCTCGATCGCTTCGGCGTGCGACGACTCGCCCTGCTCGTGCTCACGCACGACGACCGCGATCACGTGGACGCGCTGGGCGAGGTGCTCGATCTCGCCGACGCCGCGCTCGTGGCCCCCGAGAACCGCGCGGACGGTTCCGGCAGACCCGTGCTCGCACAGCTTCGCGATGCCGGCGTTCCGTATCGGGTCGGGGCTGCGGGGCAGCGCGGCGGGAACGACGGACTCGCGTACGAGGTGCTCGCTCCCCGGGCCGGCAGCGTGCCCGCCGACACGAACGCCGCCAGCGTCGTGCTCCGGGTGCGGGCCGGGGGCGTCACGGCGCTGCTGCTGGCCGACACCGGAGAGGACGAGCAGCGAGTGCTCCGGGCGGGCGGCGCCGACCTCTCGGCGGAGGTGGTGAAGGTGGCGCATCACGGCAGCCGCGACCAGGATCACGCCCTCGCGGGCGCCGCCGGGGCGGAACTCGCACTCATCTCGGTCGGCGCAGACAACGGCTACGGTCACCCGGCGACGGACACGGTGGCGGCGTTCGAAGGAGCGGGGTCCCGCACCCTGCGCACCGATCGCCACGGCTCGCTCGCCGTCAGCGGCCCGCCGGGTGCGCTGCGGGTCTGGGCCGAGCGCGCCGTCCCCGTCAGCGGTGACGACTAG
- a CDS encoding IS3 family transposase (programmed frameshift), which translates to MPPRYPKEFRDDVIRIAVNRGPEVTLVQIAKDFGIHVGTLDKWLREERVEQGQKPGVTRSENAELRELRKRNKLLEQEVEVLRRAAAYLSQAHLPKRLYPLVKELANDGVPVVVSCRVLKLSRQPYYRWLRNPVTERDLTQAYRANALHDAHLEDPEFGYRFLADEAKSLGEQMADRTAWRLCRDQQWWSAFGKKKARGKGRKPGPPVHDDLVQREFVAAAPNELWLSDITEHWTGEGKLYLCAVKDVFSNRIVGYSIDAQMTSSLAVTALNNAVLRRGDVAGCVLHTDRGSQFRSRKLQRALTGHRMAGSMGRVGAAGDNAAMESFFSLLQKNVLNRKTWATRDELRSAIVAWIERTYHRRRRQARLGRLTPVEYETIMNKQVALAA; encoded by the exons ATGCCTCCTCGTTACCCGAAAGAGTTCCGTGATGACGTCATCCGGATCGCGGTAAATCGCGGCCCGGAAGTGACACTCGTGCAGATCGCGAAGGACTTCGGCATCCACGTCGGAACCCTCGATAAATGGCTTCGAGAGGAACGCGTTGAACAGGGCCAGAAACCCGGCGTGACCCGGTCTGAGAATGCTGAGCTGCGTGAGCTTCGTAAACGGAACAAGCTCCTTGAGCAAGAAGTGGAAGTGCTTCGTCGTGCGGCCGCGTATCTCTCGCAGGCGCATCTGCCG AAAAGGCTCTACCCGCTCGTGAAAGAGCTCGCCAATGACGGGGTCCCTGTCGTGGTGTCGTGCCGGGTATTGAAGCTTTCCCGCCAGCCTTACTACCGCTGGCTCCGCAACCCAGTGACTGAGCGTGACCTTACGCAGGCGTATCGCGCGAACGCGCTCCACGACGCCCACCTTGAAGACCCCGAGTTCGGGTACCGGTTCCTCGCAGACGAAGCGAAGAGCCTCGGCGAGCAGATGGCTGACAGAACTGCGTGGCGGCTTTGTCGTGATCAGCAGTGGTGGTCAGCGTTTGGGAAGAAGAAAGCCCGCGGGAAAGGCAGAAAGCCTGGCCCGCCCGTTCATGACGACCTGGTGCAGCGCGAGTTCGTGGCCGCTGCCCCGAACGAGTTATGGCTTTCGGACATCACCGAGCATTGGACTGGTGAAGGCAAGCTCTATCTCTGCGCGGTGAAAGACGTCTTCTCCAACCGGATTGTCGGCTACTCCATCGACGCGCAAATGACCTCCTCGCTTGCGGTGACCGCGTTGAACAACGCTGTGCTTCGCCGCGGTGATGTCGCAGGGTGTGTGCTGCACACGGATCGTGGATCTCAGTTTCGAAGCCGGAAACTACAGCGCGCGCTCACCGGTCATAGGATGGCCGGCTCGATGGGGCGTGTGGGTGCTGCGGGCGACAACGCGGCTATGGAATCGTTCTTTAGCCTGCTCCAGAAGAACGTCCTGAATCGCAAGACCTGGGCCACCCGAGACGAACTCCGGTCAGCAATCGTGGCATGGATCGAGCGCACCTATCATCGACGCCGCAGACAGGCCCGGTTGGGACGTTTGACGCCGGTCGAGTACGAGACCATCATGAACAAACAGGTCGCACTCGCTGCCTAA
- a CDS encoding RNA polymerase sigma factor, with translation MESVLALKAEACHKSAEPSNDHAVPWSGLSADRSNWQEITAKNAAGCITDLSAMAAHIGKQYLDGEDLLAEVLERTMQLWAKGRGPTHNVNGYLVNSMRNRVIDEHRSPRSQVVGIPDRYEEHAVHGNPEAEFELRELRDAIDNALMQLPYASRALVIRVFVLNQKVGECAAITGMSANAVSLRLSRAKRTMRLLLESDPRVNERYAA, from the coding sequence GTGGAATCTGTACTGGCGCTGAAAGCAGAAGCGTGTCATAAGTCGGCTGAACCAAGCAACGATCATGCTGTTCCATGGTCTGGTTTGTCCGCTGACCGCTCAAACTGGCAAGAGATAACAGCGAAAAATGCTGCCGGCTGCATCACTGATCTGAGCGCGATGGCCGCTCACATCGGTAAGCAGTACCTCGACGGCGAAGACCTCCTGGCCGAGGTACTTGAACGGACGATGCAGCTCTGGGCAAAAGGCCGCGGCCCGACGCACAACGTCAACGGATACCTCGTGAACTCCATGCGAAACCGCGTGATCGACGAACACCGTTCTCCCCGCTCGCAAGTGGTCGGAATACCTGACAGGTACGAGGAACACGCTGTCCATGGTAATCCCGAAGCCGAATTCGAGCTCCGAGAACTCCGAGATGCCATTGACAACGCCCTCATGCAATTGCCTTACGCCAGCCGAGCGCTTGTGATCCGAGTGTTTGTCCTGAACCAGAAAGTCGGGGAGTGCGCTGCAATCACGGGGATGTCCGCAAACGCGGTATCGCTGCGGCTGTCCCGCGCCAAACGCACGATGCGCCTGCTGCTGGAATCAGATCCGAGAGTCAATGAACGATATGCCGCGTAA